One stretch of SAR202 cluster bacterium DNA includes these proteins:
- a CDS encoding SDR family oxidoreductase, translated as MELGIKNKTALITGASKGLGFFIASALAKEGCNIGICARNKEEIKSAEKKLTNLGVKVLGIEADVTTNEGTNEAYSATVKSIGPIDILINNVGGSTGRTFDTTTDEDWKNTFDLNLLSGVQLIRLCLPDMKNKSWGRIINISSIYGREYGGGLTYMATKSALISMSKHLALDLAGTGITVNTIAPGSIYFEGGRWERFQKENTKEFVEDFIKNNLPMGKFGWPEPVADLATFLASNNADLITGTSINVDGGQSKSLF; from the coding sequence ATGGAACTCGGAATTAAAAATAAAACAGCACTTATTACTGGTGCTTCAAAAGGATTGGGGTTTTTTATTGCGTCAGCCCTTGCTAAAGAGGGATGTAATATAGGAATCTGTGCTCGTAATAAAGAAGAAATAAAATCTGCAGAAAAAAAGTTAACAAATCTAGGCGTAAAAGTATTAGGTATAGAAGCTGATGTTACGACTAACGAAGGTACAAATGAAGCATATAGCGCAACGGTCAAATCTATTGGCCCCATTGATATCCTTATAAATAATGTGGGAGGATCTACTGGAAGAACTTTTGATACAACTACAGATGAAGATTGGAAAAACACGTTTGATCTAAACCTTCTATCAGGAGTACAACTAATCCGCCTATGTTTACCAGATATGAAAAATAAATCTTGGGGAAGAATAATCAATATTTCTTCAATTTATGGACGCGAATATGGAGGTGGATTAACATATATGGCCACAAAGTCAGCTTTAATATCGATGTCAAAACACCTTGCTTTAGATTTAGCTGGCACAGGGATTACTGTAAACACTATCGCCCCAGGTTCAATTTATTTTGAAGGTGGACGATGGGAGCGATTTCAAAAAGAAAATACAAAAGAATTTGTTGAAGATTTTATTAAAAATAACCTCCCTATGGGAAAATTTGGCTGGCCTGAACCTGTAGCAGACTTGGCGACGTTCTTGGCATCAAATAATGCAGACCTAATTACTGGGACTTCGATAAACGTAGATGGTGGACAATCTAAAAGTTTATTTTAG